From Cygnus atratus isolate AKBS03 ecotype Queensland, Australia unplaced genomic scaffold, CAtr_DNAZoo_HiC_assembly HiC_scaffold_257, whole genome shotgun sequence:
AGGGGGGCAGTAGCGCTGCACAGGGGGGCAGTAGCGCTGCACAGGGGGGCAGCATGGCGTCACGCAGGGGAACTGGGGCACGGGTTCCCTCTGGAAGGTGGAATGGCAGGAGGGCCCTGAGTCATGGCAGGAGGAGCgggagctgtggcaggaggTCTCGCGACTGTGGCAGGATCCACGGGAGCACATCTTTCTGGGGAGTCGGCAAAGCTGTCAGGAGCAAGAGATCATCCTGGTGATAGGAGACCCAGGCACACTTCTCACGTAGCCTCAGcccctcctttctttcattataccttttctccagctctcccctttgccctctttctttctctccatcttcCCAGCCCAACCTGAATGTACCCTGAGCCCTGCCTCACCCTTGGGGCTTGCTCCGGCCCCTCCTGCATGCAGCTTAGTCCCCCAAGCCGATGCAAGGAGCCTTGCCAGCCTCTCCTGAAGACCATTTCCCATCCCAGGGCCCAGGGCCACCTGCAGGGAGCTCATGCTGCCAGAGTATCCCTTGCCATTGCCTCACTGCCCCTTTCCCTGCCCCggccatccccatccccacgcctgctgctcctggagcaaCACTCGGGTGCTGggagatgacaccaagctacGTGCCCACACCCAGGAGGACACCACGGCCCCCAGTGCCAGCTTCTCCTCTacgagcagcagcag
This genomic window contains:
- the LOC118258529 gene encoding putative small proline-rich protein 5, encoding MCSRGSCHSRETSCHSSRSSCHDSGPSCHSTFQREPVPQFPCVTPCCPPVQRYCPPVQRYCPPVKTYCPPVQRYCPPVQRYCPPVQPYCPPVQPYCPQYTKNICKLPPMYPKY